In Lolium perenne isolate Kyuss_39 chromosome 5, Kyuss_2.0, whole genome shotgun sequence, the sequence GACTACAGTGATGAGGTGAAACAGCGACTGGAGGAGGAGCAGACGACTCGGCCAGAGCCGTCGGACCAAGAGTGAGCGAGCAGAACCCCAGGGCAACGACAAAGCCCAGCCGACCGCCGCGGCGGCAGGCAGCAAAGACAGGTGCCCTGCTGAACCAGGTGTAAAATGACGAGGTGATGTTGACTGGTAAGAAGAAAGGAAGAGGACGGAGGTCCCTGTGTTGCAGGTCGAGGGAGAAGGGGATAAAGAAGGAAGCCTGGGGCAGTCACACCCACTGATAGTGGATCCCATCTGGTAGTAGCAAAAAGGATTTCCCAGGGAAATAAAATGAAAAGTGCATTTTCTAGTAACAGACTGGACACAGTTTTCATCGCTTAAGCGTTAACCAAATCAAATTTATGAATAATATAATTACCAAAGCTTACACATAACCTGACTTTACCTGTCACAGTGATTTTTAgatcaaaacaaatttgtgagATAGGTTTGTTGCATAGATAGGCAACATATAGCTTTGAACTAGAAGTACCAGTTTTGGTGGAAGAAAATTCCACAAAAAGTATGGAACCTGCCTGGGAATGTGTGGAAGCTATGGATGAAATTCTAACTCAAATGAACAAGTTTTGATATATCAAAAATAGTTAAGAAAGAGTATTGTCCAGGATTTGCATTGGCAGTTTTTGAGAGAAAAGGTCTGCCAAAAGAAGGTAAACTTTGATAAGCAACAACCCCCCCGCAATGTATAATCCTCCATAAGAAATTAGCAAGGCACACACATATGCAGAACGTATCATGGCAAACGTAGATGCAACTTAAGATGATGCTGATGATGCAGATGATGCATGATCGAATGCAGATCAAAAAGGGTATAGTATTCTCCACCTCAAGTTTCTAGGATGTTACCGAGTATCTCACTCTCATCGTGAAACATCTGAGCTGCAGTTATGCACTAATACTAACTACATTGCACAATTCTTGAATAAGTCGAAACACACGCGACAATAAATTGTAGTTCCATTGATATACAAAGAATTTGATTTGAAACCTCCCTCGAAAGTATTTTTAAATCAACCATTCAGTTTGATTTTAGGAACGAACCATAGCTAAAATGTTTGCTACATCTGACTTGAACTATATAATGCAGCAATAATAACACGAGAATATTAGATAACTTGGTTTTGGTATTACCTGCACCTGCAGTATAGACACCTTCAAATGGAAAAGAGCAAGGTGATTGATAGTTGGATTCGAAAATCTTCTTGGACTCCAATGACTCGAGATGGAGCGTGAAAACGCCGACAGAGCTCTTCAGTAAGACCGTATTATTGTCCTCGGCGAGTCCGATGATCCATAGGTGCTCTATCTCCTTCCCTAAATTAATGGGAAGTAGCTTATCCAGTGCAATGGTTCTTCCCAGCACCCATGAAGCAGCACCATCGCAATCTTTCTTTCTCTTCCAGAATTGGGCGCTGAATTCTGACAAGACGAGGAAACCAAGGCCACCACCCTGCGCCGGTATGACCCAAATATGGGTAGGGCGCCAGGCAGAATAGATTTTTTCCACCGGTGTAGGTATCAAAGCTAGGCTCCAGCTATCGAGATCAAACTCGACGATTACGGCTGGGTTCCGACCCCCCACAAAGAACCAGTAAAGGGAATTCCCAACCATTACAGCAGGCATGAAAAATCCTGGGGAAAGCACGGAATCGCCATAACGATCATCAACCAGAAGTGGTGTCGAGACGAGTTTGCCCCATGCACCGGTCTTGGAGGAATAAACGGAGGCGATCGCCCGTGCTTGTTGAGTGACACAGCGCCCTATCAAGACCACCTGGAAGTCGTCTCCGGCAGCAGCACGCAGCACCGCCCCGCTAATCGGGTACTTGCGGTCGAACCCCGGCGGGGTGTCCAGGCGGTGCTGGTCGCCGGTGAGCGGATCCCAGACGATGGGCTGTTCCCGCCATCTGTGGAAGGTGAGCACGAGGCCGTGGCGGCATCCGAGGATCATCAAGTAGTCACAGGCGATCGGGAAGGTGATGCGACCTTCCGGGACTCGATTGGGGGCCTCCAGGACGGGGCAGAATCGGGCTTCCCTGAGGATAGGCTGGTGGCTGATGGAGTGAAAATGTTCCACGGCGAAGCAGCCGAGGAGGGGAGGGTTGCGGCGGTGGTGTGCGCGGAAGCGGGCGCAGAagcgggggtcggcggcgaggctGCGCCAGCGCCTGGAGACGGCGCGGGCGCGGGGAAGGGAGGAGGGATCCGGCGGGAGGCGGAGGAGAATCTCCGAGAGAAGGTCGTCGTCTTccagcggcggcgccgccgcaggGAGGCTGGCCGGGCTCATGCTGGATGTGATGTGGTGGATCTCGAGGGAACACAGGGAAGAAGGATAACCTTTTTTTTTGACAGAAAGGATACCTTTTTTTTAGGGAAGAAGAAGTTTACGGTTACAAAAGCAACAGAAATGCAGACAAGGATTTTGTGCACATAGGAGTCAGTGCTCCCTTCACTTTTGGATTTTTAAAAATTTCAGATTCTCATATTTCTCTGTTTTTAAGAATTATgacattaaatatgtagatagatgtgTATACGAGGATTGGAATCAAAAAAATCTCGTCAAAAAATACGTTATAATTTTGGagatgcaaaaaagacaaatttctgacagtaCACTGACAAAATATACGTACTATTGTACTACTATTTATAGTcagaaatttatcttttttatattttccaaaatacaaagtattttttaaTGGGACTTTTTCAAACTACACTCCTCGTGTCTAAATCTATCTACATATATTTAATGCcataatttttgaaaacataaaagagcgaggttttgaaaattttcaaaaatccaaaagtcCAAGGAGCACTTGTGCTCATGTGCACATGGTACTTTTCGCAGAAAGGCCCACTACGATACAGTTCGTGAAAGGCGTGCCCTCCAGTACAACCCCCTGGAAACTCAGTTTGGGCTCAAAAACCCGGCAACCCATATCCAAGCTCATACGTGAATCGTATACGCCCTTACCTATACTGTATACGTACGCTGTTCGGACCTTCCTCCACGATCAATCTCCTCCACAATCTCCTCTCGACCACGTTCACAAGCAAACTCGACGAGCCACCGCCGTCGCACTCTATCGAACGATCTCCGGCGTCCAGGATCTCCTATTCACCGAACGATCTCCGGCGTCCAGGATCCTATTCACCGCCGCACTCCGTCGCCACTGAGCTCCTCCGTCGCTTCTCCACGATCTCCTCTTCACCGGCATCTCCAGGGAGCTCGACGAGCCGCCGCCGCTGCACTCTGTCACCATAGACCTCCTCCACCAGCGGCATATCTTCCCGATGATCTCAGCACTCTCATCTCCACGATCTTCAGGGCCTGCTCGACGAGCCGCCTCTGCTGCACTCCGTCGCCTCGAGCTTCGTCTCTCCGACGTAGGCGATCTTCTGTTGGACACGACGTGGAGGTTCATTTCAATCTCTGCCGCCGGACATGTCTGGCGGCTCATCTTGCTTGTCCGGCGCACGGAAGATAGGCCGGCACACGAGCACCAGACAGTCCGGCCAGTGGCGGATAGATCGGCTCCTCGCTGCCAGACTGTCCGCTGTTCGTGTGTGTTTAATTAAGTGTACTAAATATGAAATAGTGATTTGCATTGCGTATTGTTTAGAATTTTGCATTAGTTCTTTATTACGTGCGGGTTTTGTGTAGTTTTTTGAGAAATGGGGGACGGGGATGACGGATATACGGGTGATGATGATTCTAGTTCGGAGAATAGTTCCAAATCCAGGATCTATGAAAATGTACCTCCTCTTGGGGAGAACGTTCCATCATCGGCGTCCTCAGAAAACATGAGTGAAGTATGTTGATTATTTTTTAATGTCTACCAATGAATGGAAGCAATGAAATGACATGTTACATTCTTTGTTTTTCGTTGTGTAGGTGCTACACGGTGGTCACGAGGAGGATGAGTATTCAGACATGGAGGTTGGGTTTGATGAATATAGCGTGGAGGTAGGACTGCATCACGAGTAATCAAGCTCTAAAAATAGGAGCGAAGTAAGTATATTATTTTAGTATGGCAAACCGTCAATGTTACCATTGGAACGACAACTTTTATGACTTATTTTCCCTACATGTGTAGATGATATCTGGTGCTGACAATGGGCGTGAACATCACAGTCAAGCAGACCCGGATATTGTGAGTAATGAATATAACATGAGCACTGTAAAATATTGGACATGACATTTGATTCCGAACCGGCATCTTTTGTCTGGTACAACAGCTATGCGAGAGAGCATGACTTCAGCATCCGAAAGGATATTTTGAAGAGGGAAAAGCGAGGGAAACGTGGTAAGGGAGAAATACGGTTAAGGCGTGTCTGTTCCAGGGCAGTAAAACGACAGAAAAAGCTCTTAACGCAGGAAGGCCACAGTCGTAGGCTAAGACCCAAGACTCGTTGCAACTACAATGCCAATCTCACTGTGAAGCGTGACCTATGGAGAGGAGTATGGGTTGTCAAAAGTTTTTACGGCAGTCACAGCCATAAACCAGCTAGACCGGACGAAGTACCATTTCTTCGATCACACAGAAAGATTAAGCCGTACCAGAGAGCTGAGATACTATCTTTGGGAGCAAGTGGGATGAGAAAGTACATGATTATGAAACACTTTCTCAGAAAATATGGCTACAGTGGTGTAGGCTTCGTAAGGCGAGATCTGTACAACCGATGTTGC encodes:
- the LOC127303058 gene encoding uncharacterized protein isoform X1 yields the protein MSPASLPAAAPPLEDDDLLSEILLRLPPDPSSLPRARAVSRRWRSLAADPRFCARFRAHHRRNPPLLGCFAVEHFHSISHQPILREARFCPVLEAPNRVPEGRITFPIACDYLMILGCRHGLVLTFHRWREQPIVWDPLTGDQHRLDTPPGFDRKYPISGAVLRAAAGDDFQVVLIGRCVTQQARAIASVYSSKTGAWGKLVSTPLLVDDRYGDSVLSPGFFMPAVMVGNSLYWFFVGGRNPAVIVEFDLDSWSLALIPTPVEKIYSAWRPTHIWVIPAQGGGLGFLVLSEFSAQFWKRKKDCDGAASWVLGRTIALDKLLPINLGKEIEHLWIIGLAEDNNTVLLKSSVGVFTLHLESLESKKIFESNYQSPCSFPFEGVYTAGAENKRAAGAAWRGCW
- the LOC127303058 gene encoding uncharacterized protein isoform X2, whose amino-acid sequence is MSPASLPAAAPPLEDDDLLSEILLRLPPDPSSLPRARAVSRRWRSLAADPRFCARFRAHHRRNPPLLGCFAVEHFHSISHQPILREARFCPVLEAPNRVPEGRITFPIACDYLMILGCRHGLVLTFHRWREQPIVWDPLTGDQHRLDTPPGFDRKYPISGAVLRAAAGDDFQVVLIGRCVTQQARAIASVYSSKTGAWGKLVSTPLLVDDRYGDSVLSPGFFMPAVMVGNSLYWFFVGGRNPAVIVEFDLDSWSLALIPTPVEKIYSAWRPTHIWVIPAQGGGLGFLVLSEFSAQFWKRKKDCDGAASWVLGRTIALDKLLPINLGKEIEHLWIIGLAEDNNTVLLKSSVGVFTLHLESLESKKIFESNYQSPCSFPFEGVYTAENKRAAGAAWRGCW